The following DNA comes from Desulfitibacter sp. BRH_c19.
TGCTACATTAAACTTTTCATCAAATATAATGAAAGAATCTCCAACGTCTACTTCCAGATTATCTGCTAAATGCCTACCTAGAAGAACTTGATTTTCTTGAACAGGGAGCCCACCCGATACCTGCCAGTATCCTTTTACATTTACCTCATCAGCAAAATTAATACCTATTGATAATACAGATATTCCTTCATCCGTTACCCCGCTTGATACTAATTTTGGTGAAACTGTAGCCACCGTTTCATAAGATAAAAGTTGTGACAAAGCAGTTAGTTTTTCGTCAGAAAACAAATTGGGACCTTCTCCAATGTCCTCTGCCACAGTTATTCCTCGATAGGATAAAGAAAGCTTCTCTTGGCCTTCTGTAATAAGGATTCGTGTTCCTACCTTATCAAAATGATCCTTTAGTTCTGATTCCATAGCAGTAGTAATTGAAAATAGGGTTACTATAGTAGCAGTACCAATTAACATTCCAAGCATAAGAAAGATATATTTTATTTTTCTTACTTTTAGGTTAGCTAATGCTATATTTATCAGGCTCAATTTATGATAACCCTGCCCTTTCGTAAGAATCTTCCTTTTCTATTTCACCGTCTTTAATAAAAACAGCTCTTTTAACAAAATCTAGGTTCTCCTTATTGTGAGTAACCATTATAATCGTATAACTTTCTTCATTTACCTTTTGAAATAATTCCATTATTTCCAAGCTAGTTTTAGCATCGAGAGCTCCTGTTGGTTCATCTGCAAACACTATAGGAGGGTCATTTACAAGGGCTCTAGCTATTGCTACCCTTTCCTGCTCCCCACCTGACAGCTGATTTGGTAGCCTATTAAATTTATTCCCTAAGCCTACCTTTTCTAGCAAAGTTTTAGCTTTTTCTGTCTGTTCCTTGCTGGATTTAGCACCAATTGCAAGGGGAAGCATAACATTTTCTACAGCAGTCAAATATGGGATTAAGTGAAATTGTTGAAACACAAATCCCATATAAGTGCTTCTAAAGTCAGCCCTTCTTTCAGTAGGCAATTTATAAATATCTATATCATCTATTAAAACCTGTCCCTGAGTTGGTGGATTAAGGGCTCCCAGTATTGTTAAAAGGGTGCTTTTACCAGAACCCGAAGGACCCATAAGTGCTACAAATTCTCCATTTTCTATTGTAAGATTAAGACCATTTAAGGCGTTAACCTGTTCGCTGCCACTTGCATATATCTTTGTTAGATTCTGGACTTCTATTAAATCCTTTTTCCCCATATTTCAACCTCCTAAATGTGGCGTAGGGCTTCCACAGGATCAAGCTTGGCTGCTTTTACAGCAGGGTATGCACTAGACAAAAGACTTATAATTAGTGCCAGGACAATCGTAACTCCAGCAAACAAAAAGTCCCACCCTATAGCAACTTCCATGCCAGCGGCACTAGCTGCTAAAACCCTTGCAGTAATGGTACCTGCAATATACCCAATAACACCACCAAGCAAGCCTAAGATTAGTGCTTCTGTAAGAAATATTTCTATAATACTACTCTGCCTAAAACCTATTGCCCTAAATACACCTATTTCCTTTGTTCTTTCTTTTACGGAACTAATTACTGTAACTAGGATCAAAAGAGATCCTATTAAAAAGACTACAAAGGCTACAGCCGCCGAGAATTTATTAAACCTATCCACTACCGCTGCACGAGCCCGTACAGCCTCACCTAGAGCGGTAGCTTTAGCACCGGGTAATGCTTTATTAATATCCATAACAATATCTTCAATGGGGCATGTGTTACAGTATGCAGCCACTTCAATTAAAGACAGGCTATCCTCTCTATCTGCTAATCTTTGTGCAGCTAAGAGCTGGATGAAAACAAGACCATCCTCCTCACTTCCTTGTGGGTCA
Coding sequences within:
- a CDS encoding ABC transporter ATP-binding protein, with product MGKKDLIEVQNLTKIYASGSEQVNALNGLNLTIENGEFVALMGPSGSGKSTLLTILGALNPPTQGQVLIDDIDIYKLPTERRADFRSTYMGFVFQQFHLIPYLTAVENVMLPLAIGAKSSKEQTEKAKTLLEKVGLGNKFNRLPNQLSGGEQERVAIARALVNDPPIVFADEPTGALDAKTSLEIMELFQKVNEESYTIIMVTHNKENLDFVKRAVFIKDGEIEKEDSYERAGLS